One genomic window of Arachis stenosperma cultivar V10309 chromosome 10, arast.V10309.gnm1.PFL2, whole genome shotgun sequence includes the following:
- the LOC130954175 gene encoding BTB/POZ domain-containing protein At2g13690-like gives MERSYRRRRRTWCCSFAVPPSSPDNFYSSTHYSKPRQGKSETFSKPNLSVPSSPQSTKSGSRMAGRIDPRRILSPGRVSPIDSDPAAVDSAAPVPSPAIDSEPKLRSRSFRAPTPPPLPPAVVEEEGSGSGGTKDGVFDVRMCLRGKDGGCMVLELNSVVLYANSEVFAGLISDYKKGSGSTSNGSGCSSKMCRIEVPEVDNLGLFRETIELMFEDDVTKRLAKIGVFRSIDVLEVAAGIKFTRGVLSCLKYLEAVPWTEEEEEKLRSLFTRFKFDDTTTRDILGRFYLNDSADSQPNVAMQLVWSITGSADANARNELKSLVKGLLSKSSVYEKNHVDLSKEDLYSVCHSCLASLVSLFEGKPDDNRHEQSLPMKDMNKPLIERVARQVDNINWLLEIMFDGQMAEDFVDIWANQQQLLKLHDDASPMVRYELSRVSATLFVAIGTRKLQCRLEARWGLLQAWFKPMLLDFGWLQRCKKGLDMKALEEAVGQALLTLPLKQQHMLFMEWFRYFSKHGTECPNLSKAFQIWWRRSFLRGSETHEIESR, from the exons ATGGAACGTTCGTATCGCCGGCGCCGGCGAACATGGTGCTGCTCCTTTGCCGTTCCGCCGTCGAGCCCCGACAACTTCTATTCTTCAACCCATTACTCGAAACCGCGTCAGGGGAAGTCTGAAACCTTCTCAAAACCGAATCTTTCGGTCCCAAGCTCGCCCCAGAGCACCAAATCCGGGTCCAGAATGGCGGGTCGGATCGACCCTCGGAGGATCTTGTCCCCCGGCAGAGTATCCCCCATTGACTCCGATCCCGCCGCCGTCGATTCCGCCGCTCCCGTCCCCTCTCCGGCCATCGATTCCGAGCCCAAGTTGCGATCTCGGAGCTTCCGGGCACCGACACCGCCTCCGCTGCCTCCTGCGGTGGTGGAAGAGGAGGGTTCTGGCAGCGGAGGAACTAAAGACGGTGTTTTTGACGTGAGGATGTGTTTGAGAGGGAAGGATGGTGGGTGTATGGTTTTGGAGCTGAATTCGGTAGTTCTGTACGCGAATTCCGAGGTTTTTGCTGGTTTGATAAGTGATTACAAGAAGGGTTCAGGTTCAACTTCAAATGGTAGTGGCTGTAGCAGCAAAATGTGCAGGATTGAGGTTCCTGAGGTTGATAACTTGGGGTTGTTCAGAGAAACCATTGAGCTCATGTTCGAGGATGATGTTACCAAAAGGCTCGCTAAGATTGGTGTTTTTCGATCCATCGACGTTTTGGAG GTGGCTGCTGGTATCAAGTTCACAAGGGGTGTATTATCCTGTTTGAAGTACCTCGAGGCTGTTCCTTGGactgaagaggaagaagagaaattGAGGAGCTTGTTCACGAGATTCAAGTTCGATGATACGACAACCAGGGACATCCTAGGTAGATTCTACTTGAATGATTCAGCAGATTCACAGCCAAATGTAGCAATGCAACTCGTTTGGTCTATCACCGGTTCTGCAGATGCCAATGCAAGGAACGAACTTAAGTCACTAGTAAAGGGTCTACTAAGTAAAAGCTCAGTCTATGAGAAGAACCATGTTGACCTCAGCAAGGAGGATCTATATTCTGTTTGCCACTCGTGTCTCGCTTCTCTCGTTAGCCTATTTGAGGGGAAACCCGATGACAACCGTCATGAACAATCATTGCCGATGAAAGATATGAACAAGCCTTTGATCGAACGTGTTGCAAGACAGGTTGATAACATCAACTGGTTGCTGGAAATCATGTTTGATGGGCAAATGGCGGAAGACTTTGTTGATATATGGGCCAATCAGCAGCAGCTACTTAAATTGCATGATGATGCCTCTCCCATGGTAAGATACGAACTGAGTCGAGTGTCGGCAACATTGTTTGTCGCCATCGGCACCAGAAAACTACAATGTCGGTTGGAAGCTAGGTGGGGGCTTCTTCAGGCGTGGTTCAAACCAATGCTGTTGGACTTTGGGTGGCTGCAGAGATGCAAAAAGGGGCTTGATATGAAGGCATTGGAAGAGGCAGTGGGTCAGGCACTTCTTACTTTGCCTCTCAAGCAACAACACATGCTGTTTATGGAATGGTTTCGGTATTTCTCAAAGCATGGTACTGAGTGTCCAAATCTAAGTAAGGCATTCCAGATATGGTGGCGCAGATCATTTTTAAGGGGCTCTGAGACTCATGAAATTGAATCAAggtaa